Within the Indicator indicator isolate 239-I01 chromosome 26, UM_Iind_1.1, whole genome shotgun sequence genome, the region TGGTGGGAACCAGGAAGGTGCTGTAGCTCCTCCCAGGGACAGGGGATGGCCTCTGAAATCGGGAAGCTGACACCTATGGGTGGTGGCCTGGCATGTGTCtgatgtccctgcctgtggtgggacAAGCTTGGGGATGCCACCACACTGAACCCACTCTCCCTTCTTCAGAGGACCCCAGTACCATGAAGAAGCCACTggtgctcagccccagctctgccatccACCTGGAGGCCAGGGTCAGTTTCAGCCCCAGCATCCCTCTGAAGATCTACGTGGACCAATGCTATGGGACCAGCTTAGAGCAGCTGGGACACTCCAGGAGGGTCTTCATTGTGGTGAACAGCTATGGGTCAGTGCCTGGGGGAGGTGGGAACTGCTCCTCCAGGTACCCTGAGGTCCTGCAAGACCTCTTGATAGTAAAGGATGCCCAAGGGCTGGAGACATCCTGGGAATGTCCCTGTGTTGCTCTCCTGCCTCAGGTGCCTGCATGGGCAGAAGCTGGTGAACGTGTCTGTCCTGCACCAGCGAGGGATGTCCACCCTCCAGCTCACCATCCTGGCCCCTGTGCTGGAGGATGAtcgtgaggaggaggaggtgaggtTGGGGTGATCCTTGGTAGTGGGATGGAGGCCCTGCAGGGGGACAACCTGTGGCTCCCAAAACACCATCCCTCCTGGGGCACCCTGGTGCCTGCTGGGGTGGCCTCAAGGCCATGAAGTTGagtgggaggagagcagggtcCCTGAGGAAGGACATGGTGGTGTCTTGGCAGGTCTATGTGCACTGCCTGTTGAtggtgtgtggacctggcagtGTCCAGGGGCATGGTGCCAGGTCCTGCTTCTACAGCCAAGCCACAGCCAGGTAAGCTTGGCCCCGGGGAAGGGTCCCTGCCAGAGTCCCAGAAcaccagcacccatgggtgctttGGAAGCAGAAGCCACTCCTCAAGGGGATACATCTAGGGGACCAAGCCAACCTACTGCCATCAGGGTGCCATCTCTTTTCCCATGACAGCCAGCTGGCATCACCACAGGTCCCAGCTTCCTCCTGGTACAGATAAATTGGGAAGGTGCATAGTGACTCCTAGGGGGCATCTCCCTCTGGGGTGGCCAAGACCTGAAAGCAAGGTCCAGGCCAAGAGCTGGAGGGGCTTGCTGGCATGGCACCATTGTAGGTCTTGTGGTGGAGACTGGGTTCCCCTAGACCCTCTGCCCTAGAGCTCTGTCCTCTCCTTTCAGCTGGCACAACACAGAGGACCCTTCAGAGAGTgccctgtgccactgctgtgACACCAGCTGTGCCCCTGGTGACCCCCTCTTTGGAGAGCTGCCAGGTACTGGGGCTGGGATGTAATGGCCTCACATTATTggggccccttccctggagatattcaaagtgaggttcaacagggctctgggcaacctgacctagttgaggatgcccctgctgactgcagagggggttggactggatgacctttggaggtctcttccaactcagaccattctctgattctatttgGAGTCCTGGGGGGGATTCTGAGGCTGGGACAGGCAGTACTGGCCATGTCCTCCCACAGGGTTCCCAGGAGAGGGGACACTCCAGCAGGGGACAGTTGGACCATTGCTAGTGCAAAAGCGGAAGATGCCATGGTATGAAGGTGAGCAGACAGCCCAACCTCCTCCCTGTGGACCCAAAGCCACCATCCCAGGTGCTGAGGCAACCTCTGAACCCCCTGCTTCGGTTTTTTGTTGCCATCCCCAGCCCCGTGCCGCACGGTGAAGAGGCTCCTGCTGgttgccctggccctgctgggcaGTGCCCTGGTGGCAGCCACCCTGGTGGGGGGTCTGCTGGGActggccttggccacctggcgcctgaggggacagcagcagcgATGGCAGCGGCAGAGACGTCATTGTCCCTTCCACGCCGAGCTGCAGAGTGTGGTGGGGGCCTTGGCCTCAAGGGAGTCAGAGAAAGGGGATGAGGTGGGTCCAGActaccacagcctggcacaaaGCTAGGTGTGAGCTGGGgactcccttcctcccccaatAAAAGGTGACTTTCCTTTCTCTAAAGCATCTCATGATGGTACCTTGTGGACACCACCATGGACTGGGGCTGTGCCACCACCCTTGGAAGCCACAACTCCTGGTTGTACCTCCTGGTACTAGATGTGGCTTCTGGTTGTGGTGGCATggccccagcctgtgctgttgGAGCTGGTGGCTTCTGGCTGGGAGGATTTGGGTCTCTggaggcaccactgaagagctTGGACTCTTCAGGAGTGGTAACTCCTTAAGGGACATTGCTGGGGACTGTCCCAGGAGGGTGGTAGTGGTTTGTAGAGGGATGGAGGGGTTCCAGGTAGGGGTGATGGTAGGGTGGTCAGGACTtctctgggggtgctgggaccCCCCCCATTCCAGGGTGGGGGAACTCAGCCAGACCTCCAGACCTATATGTCTCCTCCAGAAGGGCACATGGCAATGGGTCCCCACCAGCTCTGGCATGGCACCCAAACATCACCCAGCATGGGGTCAGGTTTGAAATGGTTTATTAGGACCAGCCAAGGGGGGGAAGGGTGGCCACTAGGGGGCCTTCACCTGAGCAAAGATTCACAGTAGATGGGTCACAGCACCCcaaaaccagcagtgtgcttcaGTGTCCCCAGAGTGGGGGCTCAGTGTGGGGCCGGGGGCTCTCCTGGTGGTGCGTAGAGCTTGCGGAGGCTGGAGTCCATCAGGAAATCCACAGTCCTGTGATAGAAGAGGGAGCCAGGGGAGGTCCTTGATGATGCTGGCCAAGATAAAGGGAGCTAGAACTGGCCCTCACTCCCCACTAGGGACCCTGTTCCTGATGGCCCCAACCCTACTAAAACCAGGCTTAGTGGCAGCTGCCCCTTGCTAATCACCAGCTCATGCTAATCTCTGTGCCATATGGCCACGTCCTGGCTGGACCCTGCCAAAGCCACTTTGGGGTGGGGACACCACCAGCCAGTCACTCCATGGTTCCCTCCACCTTGCTCTGAGCCCATACTGGGaccagctgcctggggaagagaagtaCACAGGCTTCCACGGGCAGCAGGGAGCGGATAGTGAGCCCCAAGGAGGTGTCCCCCTTACCTGTCGATGGGGGTGATGATGAGGGGGATGGTGGCCAGCCCCAGGGCGGTGGTGGTCCAGCGGCGGATGGGCAGCGGCCAGCGGGTGAGGGCACCCAGCAGGGCCAGCGAGGCAGCGCAGAGGCGGTTGATGGTGATGCCCGGGATGGCCACTGAGGCCAGGCTCTGCCACACGAACGTGtccaccacagccaccccaACCCGCGTGGCCTGGGCGGGGTCCTGAGCATGGGCCTGGTAGGGACAGGGTGGGGGGTGTCAGTGTGGGTTGGGAGTAGTCTGGGAGAGTGGGGAAGGGGTGACACTCACGGCGGCAGCTTTCCGGCCCTTGTCGATGGCGTCAGCGGTCACGTAGGCAGTGGCCACGCCATAGCTGGCCCACACCACCGGCACCGGCACCAGTGGGCGGAAGGACTCGCCCACCTCATTGGCGTAACCTGGAGGTCAGGGGGGTCAGTGGGGCTGGGaaccagctgtgtccccatcacccctgcTCTAGGGGTGTCACTGGGAGCAAGGAGGGATGGATTGtgtgcagaggggtttggagtgGCGGGGTTGCCTTGGAGTCCTGATGCCACTGGGATGGTGGGGGCTGTTGGTGGACAGTGATAGTGACTGGTCCTAGTGCACACTGCCAGTACCCAGTAATGCTAATAATGACTGGTGCTGGTTCCCAGTGCCAGTACCCGGTGCTGATGACAGCGACCAGTTCCCAGTACCAGTACACAGCAGTGACTGGTCCTGG harbors:
- the MTFP1 gene encoding mitochondrial fission process protein 1 — encoded protein: MGTAEPDLYRDTWVRYLGYANEVGESFRPLVPVPVVWASYGVATAYVTADAIDKGRKAAAAHAQDPAQATRVGVAVVDTFVWQSLASVAIPGITINRLCAASLALLGALTRWPLPIRRWTTTALGLATIPLIITPIDRTVDFLMDSSLRKLYAPPGEPPAPH